The genome window ACCCCGGCCTTTTGCATCTCCCGATCTTTGGAGGCCACGAGGTTGCGGGTCTCGAGCACCGCGCGCACCTTCACCTCGCGCCGCACCGCCTCTTCCAGCAGGCGTACTATCTCGTTGTCGGTGAGGACGAAAGCCGCGATCCAGATCTCCCGTCTGGCCTCGCGCAAGCGCTTCAGAATCGCCTGCCGCCCGCTTCGGCCCCCTTCGGGGCTAAAGTAGACGGTGCCGTTCAGGTCTGGGAAGGCGAAGCGGGCTGGCTGCCCCCGCCCGGTCTCGAGCCCGCCCCACAGGGCGTCAAACTCGGCCCGGTAAGCTTTGGCCAGCGCGGCCGAGGGCAGCCAGAGGCTATTCTCGTTGTTGCGGGCGAAGGCGTTCCAGGTGAGGTTGGTGCTGCCGGTCCAGACCCCCAGTTCATCGGGGATTACGAACTTGTGATGCATGAAGGCCTCGCGGCGGTCGTAGCAGACCTGGAGGGTTACCACCCGCTCGCAGCGTTGGTCGATGGGCTGGATCTGGGCCTGCCCCACCCCGCTTCGCGGCGAAAGGAGCGTCTCCTGGTGGGTCAGCCTCGGCTCGTCGTCGCGCTGGCCCTTGGCCGCCCTCACGATGTACTCGCGGGTCTCGCGCTGGTAGTCGCGGTCGCTGTAGAGCCGCACCGCTACCCCCCGGCGCGCGGCGTCGAGCAGGGCGCGGGCGATCTCGAGGTCGCGGAACTCGAAGGCCGCCACGTCCAGTTGGGCCTTGGCCTGAGACATCAGGGCGATCAGCCGGGCCTTGGCCTTTTTCCCGTCCTCGGGCATGAAGTAACTCTCGACGCCCCCGGCAGCTACGGGAGTGGGTTGGGGCCGGTTCTGCCACCACTCGAAAAACAGGAACAGCCCCAACAGCAGCAACAAGAGCAACAGGCTAGCCCCGTTCAAGGGTGGGGATGGGCGGCGCGACCGGCGACGGGCCATCAGTAGCCCTCTGCAGCTTGACCTTGAAGCAAAGCGACCCCGCTGCTGGTGCCGAGGCGGGTGGCTCCGGCTGCGATCATGGCGAGGGCGGTTTCGCGGTCGCGGATACCCCCCGCGGCCTTGACCTGGGCTTTGCCCCTGGCCACTTCGGCCAGGATCTGCACGTCTTCGAGGCTGGCCCCCCGCGGCCCGAATCCGGTGGAGGTCTTGAGGAAGTCGGCCCCTGCGGTCACGGCGGCCTTGGCGGCTTTCTTGATCTCGGCAGGGGTGAGGTATCCGGTCTCGAGGATGGCTTTGAGCACCTGGCGCGGCACCGCCTGGCGCACGGCTCGGATATCGGCCTCCACGGCCTTCCAGTCCCCGGCCTTGGCCGCCCCCAGGTGGATCACCATGTCCACCTCGTCGGCCCCCAAGGCGACGGTCTGGGCGGCCTCGAGGGCTTTGGTTTCGCTCAGGGCAGCCCCCAGCGGGAAGCCGACCACGGTGACAACCTTGACCTCGCTGCCAAGGAGAAGCTCTTTGGCCAGTTGCACGTAGCAAGGCTGCACGCAGACCCCGAAAAACTTGTGTTTGCGGGCCTCTGCACACAAAGTCTCGATCTGGCTGGGGGTGGCGGTGGGCTTGAGCAGGGTGTGGTCGATGAAAGGGGCTAAATCCACCCCTCTATCCTAAAGCCCTTTTCTCTCCTGGGTAAGGTCGGCCCGGGGGTAGTGGTCGGTTATTGGTATATGCTTGGTATGCATGCTGCGTGTGCTTGAACCCTCCGACCTCCCGGCGTTGCTCGAGCTATGGAACCGCCGCTGGGGGAGGCAGTTTCCGTTGGATGCGGCCCTTTGGCATCAGCAGACCGCAGGCGACCCGCGGCACTTCCGGGCGGACCTGGCGCGGGTGCTCGAGGAAGGGGGCCGGGTGGTGGGGGCGGTGAGCCTCAAGACGCCGCCCTCGCCGCCCTCCTGGGCCAACCAGAACCCGCACAACGCCTGGATCAGCTTCCTGCTCGTCGAGCCGGGGCGGGAGGGGGATGTGGGGCGGGCATTGCTCGAGTACGCCCAGGGCGCCCTCCGCGCCCTGGGCTTCGCCCGGGTGCAGTACGGCGGCGACCCCAGCCACTTCTTCCCCGGCGTGCCGCTCGAGGATGTGGCGCTCGCCGAACTGTTGCAGGCTTCCGGCTTCGAAGCGGGGGGCCTCGAGCAAGACTTCATCCGCGACTTGGCCGATTACGCCTTGCCCGCCGCCGCGCGGGAGGCGCTCGAGGCCAGCGGGTTCAGGATCGGCCCCTGCCGGCCGGAGCAGGTACCGGCCCTGCTGGGCTTTCTCGAGAGCACCTTTCCGGGGCGCTGGCTGTACGAGACGGTGGAGCGCTTGAAGGTCGAGCCCAGCCCGGCGGATGTGCTGGTGCTGGAGGGCGAGGGGCAGGTGTGGGGCTTCGCCCACCTATACCACCGGGGCTCGAGGCGCATCGGGCCGGGGATCTACTGGCGGGAGGCGCTGGGAGGCGCCTACGGTGGCCTCGGCCCCATCGGGGTTTCCGGGGCCTTGCGGGGGCGGGGGCTGGGTTTCGCGCTGCTGTGCTACGGGGTAGAGCACCTCAAGGGGCTGGGCGTGGAGCGCATGGTGATCGACTGGACCACCCTGGAGGGCTTCTACGGCAAGATCGGCTTCGTGCCCTGGCGTGGCTACCGCCCGCACCGCCGCGGGCTATGAGCCTGTACCGGGTGGGGGTGGACGCCGGGGGGACCGCGGTCCGGGCGGTGCTGGCCCGGAAGGGGCCGGAGGGCCTCGAGGTGCTGGGCCGGGGCACGGCGGGGAGCGCCAATCCGCGGCAGGTGGGCCTCGAGGCCGCCCACCGCGAGCTGCGCGCGGCCATCGAGGCCGCCTTCCGGGAGGCCGGGCTCGAGCCCGAGCTGGCGGGTTGCGCCGTTCACGCTGGGGTGGCGGGGCTGGCCACACCCGAGGACCTGTGGGCCTTCGAGGGCTTTCCCCACCCCTACGCCCGGCTTGAGGCCCAGAGCGACGCCACCCTCACCCTGAGCGCCTACTTTGCCGGGGAACCGGGGGTGCTGCTGGTGGTGGGCACCGGCTGCATCGCCTTGGCCCGGGGGCCGGACGGGCGGCTATACCGCCGCATGGGCTGGGGCTTTCCCCTGGAGCAGGGCGGGGGAAGCTGGCTGGGGCTCGAGGTGCTGCGGCTGGCCCTGTCCGACTGGGAGAACGCCCAGCCGAGCCCGCTGGCCGAGAAGGCCCGGGAGCACTTCTCGAGCGTGCGCGAGGCCATCGAGTGGGCGCGGGGGCAGGGCGCGGGTGGCTACGGGCAGTTCGCGCCCTGGGTCTTCGCCGCCGCCGCCACCGACCCGCGGGCCGCGAGGCTCCTGCGGGAATGGCACGACCTCGGGTTGCGGCTCGTCCGCGAGCTTCAGGCCGAGAGCGGGGCCGGGAGCGCCGGGGTCTGGGGCGGGCTGGGCGAGCGCTTCTTGCGGCTGGGGCAACCCGCGCACTACCGGCCGCCCCGGAGGGGGCCGCTCGAGCAGGCCCTGTTGCTGGCCGATCGCCTAGCCGCGCGGGTAGAGCCAGGCGGTTGAAAGCCGCTCCTGGGCGTAGCGCCGGGCCTCGAGCTCCCAGGCGTGGCAGCGCTCCTGGGCCTGCTCCGGCGCGAAGAGCTCGGGCGCGAAGGGAACTCCTAACAGCTTCTGCAGCCAGTCGGGGTTGAGCTCGAGGCCCTGCTCGGCCAGGGCGCCCACCAGGGCCATTCCGACGGGGAGGGCGCGGGCGAGGGGCTCGAGGACGTGGATCTGCACCCCCGCGCAGGGCTGCCCGGCGTGTTTGGAGAAGGCGGGGGTGAAGTAGGCCGGGCGGAAGCGCACCGGGCCGAGGTCGAGGCCGTTGAGCCGCCTGGCCAGCGCCACCGCGTCGATCCCGGGGGCCCCCACGAGGCGGAAGGGCAGGGCCGTGCCGCGCCCCTCCGAGGCCGCGCTGCCCTCGACCAGGCCGGTGCCCACGTAGAGGCGGGCGGTCTCGAGGTCGGGGAGGTTGGGCGAGGGGGGAACCCAGGGCAGGCCCCCGTAGCCGAAGGGCTCGAGCGGGTCGCAGGGGATGACCTCCACCCCGGGCTCCACCAGGCGGGCGCACTCCCCCAGGGTCAGGCCGTGGCGCAGGGGGAGCTCGAGCGCCCCCACGAAGGAGCGGAAGCGCGGCTCGAGCACCGGGCCCTCCACCGGGAAGCCCAGCGGGTTGGGCCGGTCCAGCACCACCACCCGGGTGCCGCTTTGCCGGGCGGCCTCGAGCACCTGCACCAGTGTGGAGACGTAGGTGTAGAAGCGCACCCCCACATCCTGCACATCGACCAACAGGGTGTCCACCTGGGCGATGCGCTCGGCGATTTCGGAGGGGCTCTTGTGGTAGAGGCTGTGGGTGGGCAGGCCGGTCTGGCGGTCGGCGGTGACCTCGGGGGCCTCCCCGGCCTGCCCGGAGCCGTCGATGCCGTGCTCGGGGCCATAGAGCCGCTCGAGCCGCACCCCCGCCCGCAGGAGCGCCACCGCCGAGGGGATCAGGTCGCGGGTCACCCCGGCGGGATGGGTGAGTAAGCCGATCCTCCCCGCCCCTTGCAGCGGGGAAGGATCCAGGAGAAGGCGCTCGAGGCCGGTCATCGCTCGAACATGCTGAAGTTGGTGTAGACGATCCGGTTGTCCTTGACGAAGAAGTTGCCCAGCCGGGCCTGGCCGGCGGCCACCGCGTCGGGCTTGACGATCATGATGACGGGGAGGTTCTGGGCGAAGAGCAGTTGCCAGCGGTCGTAGAGGCGCTTGCGCTCGGCTTGGTCGCCCAGTTGCTCGGCCTGGCGGAAGATCTCCCAGATGTTCTTCTCCCAGCCGAACATCTGGTCGAATTTGGGATCTTGCTCTCCTTTATCCGGCCACACCGAGCGGTGCCAGTAGTTGAGCTGGCCGCCGGGCTGCCAGATGTCCTTGCGCAGCTGGGGGTCGGGCTGGTCGCCGAAGGCCACGATGATGCTCTCGAAGTTGCCGCCGGTGGCGGTGGCGAGCACGGTGCTCTGCTGGATGCCTTGCAGGTTGAGCTTGACCCCGATCTGGCGCAGGTCGTTTTGCAGGATGGCCGCGATGGCTGCGATGGGGATGGAGTCGGAGGCGTAGGTGAGGGTGAACTCCAGCGGCCTGCCGCTCTTCAGCCGCCGCACCCCGTCGGGGCCGCGCTTGAGGCCGAGGCCCTCGAGCAGGCCCGCCGCCTTTTGGAGGTCGTACTTCCCGAGGTAGGCGCGGGTGTCGTAGTACCAGAAGGTGCCCGGGGCCACCCCGTGCCCGG of Meiothermus sp. Pnk-1 contains these proteins:
- a CDS encoding phospholipase D-like domain-containing protein produces the protein MARRRSRRPSPPLNGASLLLLLLLLGLFLFFEWWQNRPQPTPVAAGGVESYFMPEDGKKAKARLIALMSQAKAQLDVAAFEFRDLEIARALLDAARRGVAVRLYSDRDYQRETREYIVRAAKGQRDDEPRLTHQETLLSPRSGVGQAQIQPIDQRCERVVTLQVCYDRREAFMHHKFVIPDELGVWTGSTNLTWNAFARNNENSLWLPSAALAKAYRAEFDALWGGLETGRGQPARFAFPDLNGTVYFSPEGGRSGRQAILKRLREARREIWIAAFVLTDNEIVRLLEEAVRREVKVRAVLETRNLVASKDREMQKAGVEVRRDANPYTLHDKVMVLDREWVITGSYNFSNNAFRDNNENLLILQSQPLAQRYAREVEAIWKVGKPLD
- the deoC gene encoding deoxyribose-phosphate aldolase, with product MDLAPFIDHTLLKPTATPSQIETLCAEARKHKFFGVCVQPCYVQLAKELLLGSEVKVVTVVGFPLGAALSETKALEAAQTVALGADEVDMVIHLGAAKAGDWKAVEADIRAVRQAVPRQVLKAILETGYLTPAEIKKAAKAAVTAGADFLKTSTGFGPRGASLEDVQILAEVARGKAQVKAAGGIRDRETALAMIAAGATRLGTSSGVALLQGQAAEGY
- a CDS encoding GNAT family N-acetyltransferase, with the protein product MLRVLEPSDLPALLELWNRRWGRQFPLDAALWHQQTAGDPRHFRADLARVLEEGGRVVGAVSLKTPPSPPSWANQNPHNAWISFLLVEPGREGDVGRALLEYAQGALRALGFARVQYGGDPSHFFPGVPLEDVALAELLQASGFEAGGLEQDFIRDLADYALPAAAREALEASGFRIGPCRPEQVPALLGFLESTFPGRWLYETVERLKVEPSPADVLVLEGEGQVWGFAHLYHRGSRRIGPGIYWREALGGAYGGLGPIGVSGALRGRGLGFALLCYGVEHLKGLGVERMVIDWTTLEGFYGKIGFVPWRGYRPHRRGL
- a CDS encoding BadF/BadG/BcrA/BcrD ATPase family protein, encoding MSLYRVGVDAGGTAVRAVLARKGPEGLEVLGRGTAGSANPRQVGLEAAHRELRAAIEAAFREAGLEPELAGCAVHAGVAGLATPEDLWAFEGFPHPYARLEAQSDATLTLSAYFAGEPGVLLVVGTGCIALARGPDGRLYRRMGWGFPLEQGGGSWLGLEVLRLALSDWENAQPSPLAEKAREHFSSVREAIEWARGQGAGGYGQFAPWVFAAAATDPRAARLLREWHDLGLRLVRELQAESGAGSAGVWGGLGERFLRLGQPAHYRPPRRGPLEQALLLADRLAARVEPGG
- a CDS encoding exo-beta-N-acetylmuramidase NamZ domain-containing protein is translated as MTGLERLLLDPSPLQGAGRIGLLTHPAGVTRDLIPSAVALLRAGVRLERLYGPEHGIDGSGQAGEAPEVTADRQTGLPTHSLYHKSPSEIAERIAQVDTLLVDVQDVGVRFYTYVSTLVQVLEAARQSGTRVVVLDRPNPLGFPVEGPVLEPRFRSFVGALELPLRHGLTLGECARLVEPGVEVIPCDPLEPFGYGGLPWVPPSPNLPDLETARLYVGTGLVEGSAASEGRGTALPFRLVGAPGIDAVALARRLNGLDLGPVRFRPAYFTPAFSKHAGQPCAGVQIHVLEPLARALPVGMALVGALAEQGLELNPDWLQKLLGVPFAPELFAPEQAQERCHAWELEARRYAQERLSTAWLYPRG